One region of Mus musculus strain C57BL/6J chromosome 3, GRCm38.p6 C57BL/6J genomic DNA includes:
- the Spg20 gene encoding spartin isoform b (isoform b is encoded by transcript variant 3), producing the protein MEREPENGEPAEIKIIKEAYEKAFMFVNKGLNTDELGQKEEAKNYYKQGIGHLLRGISIAAAEPGHTGPAWEAARQMQQKMKETLQNVRTRLEILEKGLATSLRNDLQDVPKLYPEFPPKDACKKSPEQESVSTAPQRAEVDGSASAACAGPSGAPSALPVPSPSCPAEAPPAYSPQAAEGHYTVSYGTDSGEFSSVGEDFYRNRSQPPPLETLGLDADELILIPNGVQIFFVNPAGEVSAPSYPGYLRIVRFLDNSLDTVLNRPPGFLQVCDWLYPLVPDRSPVLKCTVGAYMFPDTMLQAAGCFVGVVLSSELPEDDRELFEDLLRQMSDLRLQTKDSSEEVNLSQIVPCEPSSEEKSKELPEWSEKVAHNILSGASWVSWGLVKGAEFTGKAIQKGASKLRERIQPEEKPVEVSPAVTRGLYIAKQATGGAAKVSQLLVDGVCTVANCVGKELAPHVKKHGSKLVPESLKRDKDGKSALDGAMVVAASSVQGFSTVWQGLECAAKCIVNNVSAETVQTVRYKYGHNAGEATHNAVDSAINVGLTAYNIDNIGIKAMVKKTAKQTGHTLLEDYQIVERPQRESQGGATSTEGRRDIGKQVEEEKPGAGKKDK; encoded by the exons atggagagagaaccaGAAAATGGAGAACCTGCTGAAATTAAGATCATCAAGGAAGCATACGAGAAGGCCTTTATGTTTGTTAATAAAGGACTGAACACGGACGAGTTAGGGCAGAAGGAAGAAGCAAAGAACTATTACAAGCAAGGAATAGGACACCTGCTTAGGGGCATCAGCATCGCGGCTGCAGAGCCGGGGCACACAGGCCCTGCGTGGGAGGCTGCCAGGCAGATGcaacagaaaatgaaggaaacGCTTCAGAACGTCCGCACCAGGCTAGAGATCCTGGAGAAGGGCCTTGCCACTTCTCTACGGAATGACCTTCAGGATGTGCCCAAGCTATACCCAGAGTTCCCGCCTAAAGACGCGTGCAAGAAGTCCCCAGAGCAGGAGTCCGTTAGTACAGCGCCCCAGCGTGCTGAAGTCGATGGGAGCGCCTCAGCCGCGTGTGCCGGCCCAAGTGGTGCGCCTTCTGCTCTGCCCGTACCATCGCCCAGCTGCCCTGCCGAAGCGCCACCAGCCTACAGCCCACAGGCTGCTGAGGGCCACTACACTGTTTCCTATGGAACAGATTCCGGGGAGTTTTCATCCGTGGGAGAAGACTTCTACAGGAACCGTTCCCAGCCGCCCCCTCTTGAGACCTTGGGGCTCGATGCAGATGAGTTGATCTTGATACCAAACGGAGTGCAGATCTTTTTTGTAAACCCTGCGGGAGAGGTCAGTGCTCCCTCGTACCCTGGGTATCTGCGGATCGTGCGGTTCTTGGATAATTCTCTGGATACAGTTCTGAACCGCCCTCCTGGGTTTCTCCAG GTGTGTGACTGGTTATACCCTCTAGTTCCTGATAGGTCACCAGTTCTGAAGTGCACTGTGGGAGCCTACATGTTTCCAGATACCATGTTACAAGCTGCTGGGTGCTTCGTAGGGGTTGTTCTTTCATCTGAGCTCCCAGAAGATGACAGAGAGCTGTTTGAGGATCTGTTGAGACAGATGTCTGACCTTCGGCTCCAG ACCAAAGATTCAAGTGAAGAAGTTAATCTGAGCCAGATTGTGCCCTGTGAGCCGAGTTCAGAAGAAAAATCGAAAGAATTGCCTGAATGGAGCGAGAAAGTGGCCCACAACATCCTGTCAG GTGCTTCCTGGGTGAGCTGGGGTTTAGTCAAAGGTGCTGAATTTACTGGCAAAGCAATTCAGAAAGGTGCTTCTAAACTCAGAGAGCGCATTCAGCCGGAGGAAAAGCCAGTGGAGGTGAGCCCAGCTGTCACCAGGGGTCTCTACATAGCGAAGCAGGCAACCGGAGGAGCAGCCAAAGTCAGCCAGCTCCTGG TTGACGGCGTCTGCACAGTAGCGAATTGTGTTGGTAAAGAACTTGCTCCACACGTCAAGAAGCACGGAAGCAAACTGGTTCCGGAATCCCTGAAGAGGGACAAAGACGGGAAATCTGCCCTGGATGGCGCCATGGTCGTGGCAGCGAGTAGTGTTCAAG GATTCTCAACTGTCTGGCAAGGGTTGGAATGTGCAGCTAAATGCATCGTTAACAACGTGTCTGCAGAAACTGTACAGACTGTGAGATACAA GTATGGGCACAACGCAGGAGAAGCTACACATAACGCAGTGGATTCAGCTATCAATGTTGGGCTCACTGCCTACAATATTGACAACATCGGCATCAAAGCCATGGTGAAGAAAACTGCCAAGCAGACGGGACACACTCTCCTCGAGGACTACCAGATCGTTGAGCGCCCTCAGAGGGAGAGTCAGGGAGGAGCCACAAGCACAGAAGGGAGAAGAGACATAGGAAAGCAGGTGGAGGAAGAGAAGCCAGGGGCAGGAAAGAAGGACAAATAA
- the Spg20 gene encoding spartin isoform a (isoform a is encoded by transcript variant 1): MEREPENGEPAEIKIIKEAYEKAFMFVNKGLNTDELGQKEEAKNYYKQGIGHLLRGISIAAAEPGHTGPAWEAARQMQQKMKETLQNVRTRLEILEKGLATSLRNDLQDVPKLYPEFPPKDACKKSPEQESVSTAPQRAEVDGSASAACAGPSGAPSALPVPSPSCPAEAPPAYSPQAAEGHYTVSYGTDSGEFSSVGEDFYRNRSQPPPLETLGLDADELILIPNGVQIFFVNPAGEVSAPSYPGYLRIVRFLDNSLDTVLNRPPGFLQVCDWLYPLVPDRSPVLKCTVGAYMFPDTMLQAAGCFVGVVLSSELPEDDRELFEDLLRQMSDLRLQANWNREEDEFQIPGRSSHPSEPPKEASGTDVRQSSSSGSSIDQGSKDARHKGKRGKKTKDSSEEVNLSQIVPCEPSSEEKSKELPEWSEKVAHNILSGASWVSWGLVKGAEFTGKAIQKGASKLRERIQPEEKPVEVSPAVTRGLYIAKQATGGAAKVSQLLVDGVCTVANCVGKELAPHVKKHGSKLVPESLKRDKDGKSALDGAMVVAASSVQGFSTVWQGLECAAKCIVNNVSAETVQTVRYKYGHNAGEATHNAVDSAINVGLTAYNIDNIGIKAMVKKTAKQTGHTLLEDYQIVERPQRESQGGATSTEGRRDIGKQVEEEKPGAGKKDK, translated from the exons atggagagagaaccaGAAAATGGAGAACCTGCTGAAATTAAGATCATCAAGGAAGCATACGAGAAGGCCTTTATGTTTGTTAATAAAGGACTGAACACGGACGAGTTAGGGCAGAAGGAAGAAGCAAAGAACTATTACAAGCAAGGAATAGGACACCTGCTTAGGGGCATCAGCATCGCGGCTGCAGAGCCGGGGCACACAGGCCCTGCGTGGGAGGCTGCCAGGCAGATGcaacagaaaatgaaggaaacGCTTCAGAACGTCCGCACCAGGCTAGAGATCCTGGAGAAGGGCCTTGCCACTTCTCTACGGAATGACCTTCAGGATGTGCCCAAGCTATACCCAGAGTTCCCGCCTAAAGACGCGTGCAAGAAGTCCCCAGAGCAGGAGTCCGTTAGTACAGCGCCCCAGCGTGCTGAAGTCGATGGGAGCGCCTCAGCCGCGTGTGCCGGCCCAAGTGGTGCGCCTTCTGCTCTGCCCGTACCATCGCCCAGCTGCCCTGCCGAAGCGCCACCAGCCTACAGCCCACAGGCTGCTGAGGGCCACTACACTGTTTCCTATGGAACAGATTCCGGGGAGTTTTCATCCGTGGGAGAAGACTTCTACAGGAACCGTTCCCAGCCGCCCCCTCTTGAGACCTTGGGGCTCGATGCAGATGAGTTGATCTTGATACCAAACGGAGTGCAGATCTTTTTTGTAAACCCTGCGGGAGAGGTCAGTGCTCCCTCGTACCCTGGGTATCTGCGGATCGTGCGGTTCTTGGATAATTCTCTGGATACAGTTCTGAACCGCCCTCCTGGGTTTCTCCAG GTGTGTGACTGGTTATACCCTCTAGTTCCTGATAGGTCACCAGTTCTGAAGTGCACTGTGGGAGCCTACATGTTTCCAGATACCATGTTACAAGCTGCTGGGTGCTTCGTAGGGGTTGTTCTTTCATCTGAGCTCCCAGAAGATGACAGAGAGCTGTTTGAGGATCTGTTGAGACAGATGTCTGACCTTCGGCTCCAG GCCAACTGGAATAGAGAAGAAGATGAATTCCAAATCCCTGGGAGATCAAGTCACCCCTCTGAACCACCGAAGGAAGCTTCTGGCACTGATGTCAGGCAGTCAAGTTCTTCAGGTTCCTCAATAGACCAAGGCAGCAAGGATGCCCGCCATAAAGGAAAGCGTGGGAAAAAG ACCAAAGATTCAAGTGAAGAAGTTAATCTGAGCCAGATTGTGCCCTGTGAGCCGAGTTCAGAAGAAAAATCGAAAGAATTGCCTGAATGGAGCGAGAAAGTGGCCCACAACATCCTGTCAG GTGCTTCCTGGGTGAGCTGGGGTTTAGTCAAAGGTGCTGAATTTACTGGCAAAGCAATTCAGAAAGGTGCTTCTAAACTCAGAGAGCGCATTCAGCCGGAGGAAAAGCCAGTGGAGGTGAGCCCAGCTGTCACCAGGGGTCTCTACATAGCGAAGCAGGCAACCGGAGGAGCAGCCAAAGTCAGCCAGCTCCTGG TTGACGGCGTCTGCACAGTAGCGAATTGTGTTGGTAAAGAACTTGCTCCACACGTCAAGAAGCACGGAAGCAAACTGGTTCCGGAATCCCTGAAGAGGGACAAAGACGGGAAATCTGCCCTGGATGGCGCCATGGTCGTGGCAGCGAGTAGTGTTCAAG GATTCTCAACTGTCTGGCAAGGGTTGGAATGTGCAGCTAAATGCATCGTTAACAACGTGTCTGCAGAAACTGTACAGACTGTGAGATACAA GTATGGGCACAACGCAGGAGAAGCTACACATAACGCAGTGGATTCAGCTATCAATGTTGGGCTCACTGCCTACAATATTGACAACATCGGCATCAAAGCCATGGTGAAGAAAACTGCCAAGCAGACGGGACACACTCTCCTCGAGGACTACCAGATCGTTGAGCGCCCTCAGAGGGAGAGTCAGGGAGGAGCCACAAGCACAGAAGGGAGAAGAGACATAGGAAAGCAGGTGGAGGAAGAGAAGCCAGGGGCAGGAAAGAAGGACAAATAA